Proteins from a genomic interval of Raphanus sativus cultivar WK10039 unplaced genomic scaffold, ASM80110v3 Scaffold0296, whole genome shotgun sequence:
- the LOC108844025 gene encoding uncharacterized protein LOC108844025 — translation MVTTATCVVGAPLVVTRDSRRIPKTLKCFASTADSELLRSQLDRLHAEAESTRAKANSNRLRLLRLSEAAENLRRQASVSVQTGKENDARELLLQKKKVMQALDKAKSRIELLDTLSSKLNEAISVKETQLIGNISLDLQVDTDNNNTSDGGVHIVSPKPESTQENDTNDLDPQESQLTENNFEEQHQEEALTGSIFREVSSYDSFLKNLDQKLGRIEDELVNVVNVASLVLSHEDKPNNLKVQQTSEVLEEIRSVRERIANIISKEANIS, via the exons ATGGTGACGACGGCGACGTGCGTCGTCGGAGCTCCGTTGGTAGTTACTCGAGACTCTAGACGGATTCCGAAGACCTTAAAGTGCTTCGCTTCCACCGCCGATTCCGAGCTTCTCCGTTCCCAGCTCGATCGTCTTCACGCGGAGGCAGAGTCCACTCGTGCTAAAG CAAATAGTAACAGGTTGAGACTTTTGAGATTATCCGAAGCTGCAGAGAATCTAAGGAGACAAGCATCTGTAAGCGTTCAGACCGGGAAAGAGAACGATGCAAGAGAGTTGCTTCTCCAGAAGAAGAAAGTCATGCAAGCTTTGGACAAGGCCAAATCTCGTATCGAGTTGCTCGATACCCTTTCTTCCAAACTTAACGAG gCAATATCTGTCAAGGAAACACAGCTGATTGGGAACATATCTTTAGATCTCCAAGTAGATACTGACAACAATAATACTTCAGATGGAGGAGTTCACATTGTATCTCCAAAGCCTGAGTCTACTCAAGAGAATGACACAAACGACTTGGATCCTCAGGAAAGTCAACTTACTGAAAACAACTTTGAGGAACAACACCAAGAAGAGGCTTTAACTGGCAGCATCTTCAGAGAAGTGTCTTCTTATGACTCTTTCCTGAAAAATCTAGACCAGAAACTTGGCAGAATCGAGGATGAACTTGTCAACGTTGTGAATGTTGCGTCGTTGGTGCTTAGTCATGAAGATAAACCCAATAATTTAAAGGTTCAGCAAACATCGGAAGTTCTTGAAGAGATTCGTTCTGTCAGGGAAAG GATTGCAAATATCATTTCCAAAGAAGCAAACATCAGTTAG
- the LOC130501814 gene encoding uncharacterized protein LOC130501814: MNWVQRKIYLYNVTFGLYMLDWWERYLFNGLVVVLMWFVAYNGTRYFSELFKR, from the exons ATGAACTGGGTACAACGCAAAATCTACCTTTACAATGTCACCTTCGGTCTCTACATGCTTGATTGGTGGGAACGATACCTCTTca ATGGTTTGGTGGTAGTCTTGATGTGGTTCGTAGCTTACAACGGTACACGCTACTTTTCAGAGCTCTTCAAGAGGTAA
- the LOC108844018 gene encoding peroxisomal and mitochondrial division factor 2 gives MAEERSLNGDATTVQEDDSFLDSDGGKSAGKIGDLESRNQELEREKGEISKRIEALTAEVEEMRGAEAKARRKMGEMEREIDKSEEEKKVLEAIAERSSELETEKARIRDELVAARTEREEAEKEAKKLRDEIAQKRDGIEEVEKEVVALRSGKEENEKRMKELEGKLGALEAKELEERNKKVRAEEEMRDRIDNKEKEVDELKEKIKGLESNVTEGKAELEKWRTEKKVVEDSLRESEKRVRDMESEIVELERQMDESEKMISGLKNMVEQPVNGVEVSSRSWSPTTAAVSGGYGGALAAVGVAVAGAAVVFYVYRSKKA, from the coding sequence ATGGCGGAAGAGAGGAGCTTGAACGGCGACGCGACGACGGTTCAGGAGGACGACAGTTTCCTCGATTCCGACGGCGGAAAGTCGGCGGGAAAGATCGGAGATCTCGAGTCTCGGAATCAGGAGTTAGAGCGGGAGAAGGGCGAGATCAGCAAGAGAATCGAGGCTCTGACGGCGGAGGTCGAGGAGATGAGAGGAGCGGAGGCCAAGGCGAGGCGTAAGATGGgggagatggagagagagatcgaCAAatcggaggaggagaagaaggttCTGGAGGCTATCGCGGAGAGATCATCGGAGCTCGAGACGGAAAAGGCGAGGATTCGGGATGAGCTCGTGGCGGCTCGGACGGAGAGGGAGGAGGCTGAGAAGGAGGCGAAGAAGCTCCGGGACGAGATTGCACAGAAGAGGGATGGGATCGAGGAGGTGGAGAAGGAGGTTGTTGCGTTGAGGAGTGGGAAGGAGGAGAACGAGAAGAGGATGAAGGAGTTGGAAGGAAAGCTGGGTGCTTTGGAGGCGAAGGAGTTGGAGGAGAGGAACAAGAAGGTGAGAGCGGAGGAAGAGATGAGGGACAGGATTGATAACAAGGAGAAGGAGGTTGATGAGTTGAAGGAGAAGATCAAAGGTTTGGAATCTAATGTTACTGAAGGGAAAGCAGAGTTGGAGAAGTGGAGAACGGAGAAGAAGGTTGTGGAGGATTCGTTGAGAGAGTCTGAGAAGAGAGTGAGGGATATGGAATCGGAGATTGTGGAGCTGGAGAGACAGATGGATGAGTCTGAGAAGATGATCAGTGGGTTGAAGAACATGGTTGAGCAGCCGGTGAATGGCGTGGAGGTTAGTAGTAGGTCGTGGTCTCCGACGACTGCTGCTGTGAGTGGTGGTTATGGTGGAGCTTTGGCTGCTGTTGGGGTTGCAGTTGCGGGAGCAGCTGTTGTCTTCTATGTTTACCGCTCGAAGAAGGCTTAA
- the LOC130501812 gene encoding rRNA (cytosine-C(5))-methyltransferase NOP2C has protein sequence MEMNHPSSRYSYEPVLRWDPEVEDYFNKAYGPDHFARISKALTRPSCYSCIRVNTVKTTSDAVIEKLTNLLNESEDGLKLVQSDGSSPISKCQIPGLEYVVFVNGSGPHRIDYGSSPETPPKEVLVSRKCAEAVLRGAQVYVPGVLACTAHVEKGDAVAVCVAMEQPNDEGDWSVNMTRGTTLQGQPTDPFYCERSGLYIGMGTAMLSRAGMFRVSHGVAVDLNNRVFRLPSFHNVLEGEIFLQNLPSIVAANALDPQKGERILDMCAAPGGKTTAIAILMNDEGEIVAADRSHNKVLDVQRLSAEMGLTCITTCKLDALKSVCLPSTLSDSTTSVNGENSGSMISHSELSSKEEIASDASRTSEAENSGEKNESTKQRNGGDNVSQSEIRKNKGRLKNGRGRTQSQGGRAGKSKGFPPNSFDRVLLDAPCSALGLRPRLFAGLETVISLRNHGRYQRKMFDQAVQLVRVGGVLVYSTCTINPSENEAVVRYALDKYKFLSLAPQHPRIGGPGLVGRCEFPDGYVEEWLKPGEEEMVQKFDPSSELDTIGFFIAKFSVGPKD, from the exons ATGGAGATGAATCATCCTTCGTCGCGTTACAGTTACGAACCAGTGTTGCGATGGGATCCTGAAGTTGAAGACTACTTCAATAAAGCTTACGGACCTGACCACTTTGCTCGAATTTCAAAGGCTCTCAC GCGTCCATCTTGCTACTCCTGCATTCGGGTGAACACAGTTAAAACCACAAGCGACGCGGTTATTGAGAAGCTTACGAATCTCTTAAACGAATCCGAGGATGGGTTGAAGCTAGTGCAGTCCGATGGGAGCAGTCCCATCTCCAAGTGTCAGATTCCTGGTTTGGAATACGTTGTTTTCGTCAATGGTTCAGGCCCACATAGAATTGACTATGGCTCTAGCCCTGAAACCCCTCCCAAGGAGGTACTTGTGAGCAGGAAGTGTGCTGAAGCAGTCCTCAGAGGAGCCCAG gTCTATGTCCCAGGTGTACTGGCTTGCACTGCTCATGTTGAGAAAGGAGATGCAGTTGCCGTCTGTGTTGCTATGGAACAACCTAATGATGAAGGTGACTGGAGTGTTAATATGACTCGTGGCACCACCCTTCAGGGTCAACCCACAG ATCCTTTCTACTGTGAACGCAGTGGACTATATATTGGCATGGGAACAGCTATGTTGTCAAGGGCTGGCATGTTTCGTGTTTCTCATGGAGTTGCGGTTGATTTGAACAACAGAGTTTTCAGATTGCCTTCTTTTCATA ATGTCCTGGAGGGagaaatatttcttcaaaaCCTGCCAAGTATTGTTGCTGCTAATGCTCTTG ATCCTCAGAAAGGGGAGAGAATACTAGATATGTGTGCAGCACCGGGAGGGAAGACTACTGCAATAGCTATACTTATGAATGATGAAGGAGAGATAGTGGCAGCAGATAGATCTCATAACAAA gtGCTGGATGTCCAGAGATTGTCTGCTGAGATGGGCTTAACTTGCATAACAACATGTAAATTGGATGCGCTAAAATCTGTTTGTCTTCCGAGCACACTCAGTGATTCAACAACATCAGTTAACGGTGAAAACAGTGGTTCTATGATCAGCCATTCTGAATTATCATCAAAAGAGGAAATAGCATCTGATGCTTCTAGAACATCTGAGGCTGAAAACTCGGGCGAGAAAAATG AGAGCACTAAACAGCGAAATGGAGGGGATAACGTTAGCCAATCTGAAATCAGGAAGAATAAGGGAAGGCTGAAAAATGGTCGCGGAAGGACTCAAAGCCAAGGTGGAAGGGCTGGAAAATCAAAAGGTTTCCCGCCTAATAGTTTTGATAGGGTCCTTTTAGATGCTCCTTGTTCTGCTCTTGGCTTGAGACCTCGTCTTTTCGCTGGGCTG GAGACTGTAATATCTTTGAGAAACCACGGAAGGTACCAGCGTAAAATGTTTGACCAGGCTGTTCAATTGGTTCGCGTTGGTGGAGTTCTCGTATACTCAAC ATGCACAATTAACCCTAGTGAGAATGAGGCGGTGGTTCGCTATGCTCTAGATAAATACAAATTCCTTTCCTTAGCACCACAG CATCCTAGGATTGGAGGCCCTGGTCTAGTTGGCCGATGTGAATTTCCCGACGGATATGTCGA GGAGTGGTTAAAACCAGGTGAAGAAGAAATGGTTCAGAAGTTCGACCCGTCATCTGAGCTCGATACCATCGGTTTCTTCATAGCTAAGTTCAGCGTTGGCCCCAAAGATTAA
- the LOC130501816 gene encoding uncharacterized protein LOC130501816: MSGSILEKATSALGEVAKTDVLKDAVDNVVSRGIDGAKSLLHNLEENKGQVSSKIVGAVSQFAGGSADSSATTTADRDLPMSTDNQPLLGAGETATPWWKSCCEILELLKASSSSN, from the exons ATGTCTGGCTCCATTTTGGAAAAGGCCACCTCTGCTCTCGGTGAAGTCGCCAAAACCGATGTCTTAAAGGATGCAGTGGACAATGTTGTCTCAAGAGGCATAGATGGAGCCAAATCTCTGCTTCACAATTTGGAGGAGAATAAAGGTCAAGTCTCCTCCAAGATCGTCGGAGCTGTTTCACAGTTTGCCGGTGGTAGCGCCGACTCCTCAGCCACCACAACCGCAGACCGTGACTTACCCATGTCCACAGACAATCAG CCACTCCTAGGGGCCGGTGAGACGGCAACGCCATGGTGGAAGAGCTGTTGTGAAATACTAGAACTTCTCAAGGCATCCTCATCATCTAACTAG
- the LOC108843905 gene encoding glycerol-3-phosphate acyltransferase 1, translated as MVFPELLVILAEWVLYRLLANSCYRAARKLRGYGFQLKNFLNLSKAQSPHNTSHLLNNNHQQQQNQDSSNPLFPSIAKYQEPLDENRACSVSPDEVLVCDIDGVLLRQLSSRHFHAFFPYFMLIAFEGGSIIRAIFLLLSCSFLWALPQETKLKVLSFITFSGLKVKDMESVSRSVLPKFFLDNLSLQVYDVWARTTYSKVVFTSLPQVMVERFLREHLSADDVIGTKMQEIEVMGRKVYTGLASGSGFVVKHRAAKDYFFDDNNKKPSLGIGSSSSLQDHSFISICKEAYLCNEEEVMNKNNTLPRERYPKPLIFHDGRLAFLPTPLATLTMFMWLPIGFFLAVFRISIGVLLPYHVANILAAMSGVRITFKTHNLYNGRPGKGKTGVLYVCNHRTLLDPVFLTTSLGKPLTAVTYSLSKFSELIAPLKTVSLKRDRKRDGEAMQRLLSKGDIVVCPEGTTCREPYLLRFSPLFAELTEDIVPVAVDAKVSMFYGTTASGLKCLDPIFFLMNPRPAYSVEVLKKLPKEMTCAGGKSSFEVANFIQGELAKVLGFECTNLTRKDKYLVLAGNEGIVT; from the exons ATGGTGTTTCCAGAGCTTCTAGTGATTCTTGCAGAATGGGTTCTTTACCGTCTTCTTGCTAACTCATGTTACAGAGCTGCAAGAAAGCTAAGAGGCTATGGTTTCCAACTCAAAAACTTCTTAAACCTCTCGAAAGCACAATCTCCACACAACACTTCTCATCTTCTTAATAATAaccaccaacaacaacaaaatcaaGATTCTTCAAACCCTCTCTTCCCAAGCATTGCAAAGTATCAAGAGCCTCTAGATGAAAACAGAGCATGCTCTGTTTCTCCTGATGAAGTCTTGGTCTGTGACATCGACGGTGTTCTTTTAAGACAGCTTTCGAGCAGACACTTCCACGCGTTCTTCCCTTACTTCATGCTCATAGCCTTCGAAGGAGGTTCGATCATCAGAGCgatctttcttttgctctcttgtTCTTTCCTCTGGGCTCTGCCGCAAGAGACCAAGCTCAAAGTCCTCTCATTCATAACATTCTCTGGTCTTAAAGTCAAAGACATGGAGAGCGTTTCCAGGTCGGTTCTACCCAAGTTCTTCCTCGACAACTTGAGCCTCCAGGTTTACGACGTGTGGGCTCGAACTACGTACTCCAAAGTCGTGTTCACGAGCTTGCCTCAAGTGATGGTGGAGAGGTTTTTAAGAGAGCATCTCAGCGCTGATGATGTGATTGGGACTAAGATGCAAGAGATAGAAGTTATGGGGAGGAAAGTCTACACCGGCTTAGCTTCAGGGTCTGGTTTTGTAGTGAAACATAGAGCAGCCAAAGACTACTTCTTTGACGACAACAACAAGAAGCCTTCACTTGGTATTGGAAGCTCTTCAAGCCTTCAAGATCACAGCTTCATCTCCATTTGCAAA GAAGCTTATCTTTGTAACGAAGAAGAGGTCATGAACAAGAACAACACTCTTCCTAGAGAAAGATACCCAAAGCCATTGATATTCCATGACGGGAGATTAGCTTTCTTGCCTACACCGTTAGCCACACTCACTATGTTCATGTGGCTCCCTATTGGATTCTTCCTCGCTGTCTTCAGGATCTCGATAGGAGTCTTGCTTCCTTACCACGTAGCCAACATCTTGGCTGCTATGTCCGGTGTTAGAATCACTTTCAAGACTCACAACTTGTACAACGGTCGTCCGGGGAAAGGTAAAACTGGGGTCTTGTATGTATGCAACCATAGGACCCTACTTGATCCTGTTTTTCTCACCACGTCTCTCGGCAAGCCCTTGACCGCGGTTACTTACAGCCTAAGCAAGTTCTCCGAGCTCATAGCGCCTCTCAAGACCGTTAGCCTCAAGAGAGACAGGAAGAGAGATGGTGAGGCGATGCAGAGACTTCTCAGCAAAGGTGACATAGTGGTATGTCCTGAAGGGACCACTTGTAGAGAGCCTTATCTACTAAGATTCAGTCCTCTGTTTGCTGAGTTAACCGAGGACATTGTTCCAGTGGCTGTGGATGCTAAAGTGAGCATGTTCTACGGGACAACCGCGAGCGGGCTCAAGTGTTTAGACCCTATCTTCTTTCTCATGAACCCTAGGCCGGCTTACTCTGTTGAGGTGTTGAAGAAGTTGCCAAAAGAGATGACTTGTGCTGGAGGTAAGTCAAGCTTTGAAGTTGCTAATTTCATACAGGGAGAGCTTGCTAAAGTTTTGGGGTTTGAGTGCACTAATCTCACAAGGAAGGATAAGTACTTGGTTCTTGCTGGAAATGAAGGCATTGtcacataa